GCAATGGATCGCTGGTCGCGCTCGACGCCGCGACCGGGACGGAGCGCTGGGTGCGCGAAAGCATGACCGGCCTGACCAGCCGCGGCATGCATTACTGGGAGAGCGCCGACGGCCGCGACCAGCGCCTGATCTTTGCGATGAACAGCCTGCTCCAGGAGCTGGATGCGAAAACCGGCAGGCCGATCATGTCGTTTGGCACCAACGGCGTCGTCGATCTGCGTGTCGGCATCGACGGCCGCGACCCCGCGACGCTCGGAAATATCCAGTCGAACACGCCCGGCGAGGTCTTCCAGAACCTCATCATTCTCGGCAGCGCCACCGGCGAGGGCTACATGTCGCCGCCTGGCGACATCCGCGCCTATGACGTCCTCACCGGCACGCTGGTCTGGACCTTCCACACCGTGCCGCGGCCCGGCGAGTTCGGCTACGACACCTGGCCGAAAGACGCGTGGAAGTACGTCGGCGGCGTGAACAACTGGGGTGAGATGACCGTCGACGCGCGCCGCGGCATCGTCTACGTGCCGCTCGGCTCGCCGACCTACGACTTCTACGGCGCCGACCGCGCGGGCAGGAATCTCTTCGGCACGTCGCTCGTCGCGCTCGACGCGCGCACCGGCAGGCGCCGCTGGCATTTCCAGTTCGTGCACCATGATCTCTGGGATCTCGATCCCAGCGCGGCGCCGCAGCTGACGACGATCCGTCACAAGGGCCGCGCCCGCGACGTCGTCGTCGCCGGCGTCAAGACGCCGTGGCTGTACGTGTTCGACCGCGACAGCGGCGAGCCGATCTGGCCGATCGAGGAGCGGCCGGTGCCCGCCTCCGACATGCCGGGCGAGCAGAGCTGGCCGACGCAGCCGTATCCGACCAATCCACCGCCGCATACACGTCAGTCGTTCGGCGTGGACGACGTCAGCCCGTATCTTGCGGCGGATGAAGCCGCGCGGTTCATCACGCGGCTGCGTGCCGCGAAGAACCTCGGCCTGTTCACGCCGATCAACTACAGCGATACGGTGCACGTGCCGACGAGCAACGGCGGCGTGCTGTTCGGCGGCATGGCGTCCGAGCCCGCGACCGGCGCCGTCTATGTCGTGACGCACGACAACCCCGGAATCCTGCGGCTGCTGCGCCCGGGCGAGAGATTCGGGCGGGGAGCGCCGCCGCAGCCTCCGGGGCAGGCGGTGTATCAGCAGCACTGCGGGAGCTGCCATGGGCCCGATCGCCTCGGAACCGATGCCGCGCCCGCGCTCGTTCACGCGACGGCGGACCCGGCGAATAACGTCGCGGCCGGCGCCCCGCGCTTCGACGCCGCGGCGATCCGGACGGCGATTGCCCTCGGCAAGGGACGGATGTCGGCGTTCCCGCACCTGACCGCTGCCGACGTCGACGCGCTGGTGGCGTTGTTGACGATGGCCCCTGGCGGGCGCGGCGGTCCGGGAGCGGCCGGACGGGGCCGCGGCGGAGTCCCACTGAGCTCCGGTGCGCCGGCGGAACTGATCGTGGGCGCGGGCTCCGCGTGGACCCGCCCCGAAGTGCCCGGCGCAAGAGGACGCGGCGTGCTGCCGCCGTACCCCGACGGCGTGCCGCAGTACGAGCGCCCCGTCATCAACGAGTACAACACCGTCGGCAACCGCATCAGGCCGCCGTTCACGTCGATCGTGAAGTACGACCTGAACGTGCCGGCGATCACGTGGCGCGCGGGCTTCGGCGATGACCCGGAGCTGGCCGCCCGCGGTGTGACCGGCACCGGTGCGCCCGGACTCGTGAACGGTGTGATCGTCACCGCGTCCGGGTTGCTCTTCGGCGCGGGGCGCGACAACGCGATTCGCGCCTGGGACACCGACACCGGCGCCCAGGTCTGGTCGTCGCGCTTCGGCGGCGACTTCGTCGGCTCGCCGATCATGTACCAGACGGCAGGGCGTCAGTACCTGCTGGTCCCCGCGGCGAGCACGCCGCCGCGAGGCTCCAGTCCCGGCCCGACGGGACCGCTCGGCTGGGTCGCATACGCCTTGCCCCCCAGGTAGCGCGCTGTCCTCAACCCTCATGCCCATGACAATGTCCCTCGCGTTTCGCCTCTCTCGTGTCGCCGTGGTCGCCGCGTGTCTGCTCGCCGGCCCCGTGCTGGCGCTGGACGGCCAGCCGGCCCTGCACGATCCGTCGACGGTGATGGTTGAAAACGGCAAGTACTACGTCTACGCGACGGGCAGCGGACTGCCCATATCGATCTCGGACGACGGCTGGACGTGGCGGCGGGCGGGCAGCCTGATGCAGGCGGTGCCGGGCGGCAAACCGGGTCCGGACGTCATCGCGCGCGGCGGCAACAATACGTGGGCTCCCGACGTGATACGCGCCGGCGACAAGTACTTTCTCTACTATTCCGCGCCGGGGACGCAGCCGAAGGCGGCGATCGGCCTGCTGGTCGGCAGGACGCTCGACCCCGACTCGCCTGACTACAAGTGGGAAGACGCAGGGCCGGTGGTCTGGTCCGACGGCGTCGAGGACAGCAACGCGATCGATCCCGGCGTCTTCCGCGATCCGACGAACGGAACCCTGTGGCTCACCTACGGGTCCTACTTCGGCTACATCCGGCTCGTCGAACTGAATCCGAAGACCGGCAAACGGCTGTATCCCGATCGGAAGCCGGTCAACGTCGCGATCAACTCCGAAGCATCGATCATGATCTTCCGGGACGGCTGGTACTACCTGCTCGTCACGCACGGATCGTGCTGCGCCGGCGCCAACTCCAGCTACAACATCCGCATGGGACGCGCGAAGAAGGTGACGGGACCGTTTGTCGACAACATGGGGATCGACATGCTGCAGGGAGGCGGCAAGCTGTTCCTCGGATCGGCCGGCCGCTACATCGGTCCCGGCCATTTCGGGCTGCTGGATCTGGGAGACGGGGTGGAGAAGTTCTCCTGCCACTACGAGGCCGATCTCGATCGCGGCGGCGTCAGCGTGCTCGACATCCGTCCGCTGCTCTGGCGCGACGGCTGGCCGGTTGCCGGCGAGAACGTCAAACCCGGCACGTATTCGCTCGAGTCGGCTCGAACCGGCACCGTGCTCGAACTCGCCGTTCAGGGGATGCCGGTCGGCGGCTTTCGCGGACGCGGCGGTCGCGGCGGCGGCGCCGCACCCGGCGCGCCGCCCCCGCCTCCGCCCGCGCCGATTCCGGATCAGGAACCGTCGCACGTGTCCGCGAACTGGCCCTCGGGCGCGGCCGGTGTCCGCATGTCTCCCTACATGCTGCAGGCGCAGCAGAAGTGGAACGTCACCGCGGTCCGCGAGGCGGGCGGCTATCCTGGTTCGCCGTTCTTCAAGATCACGATCGCGGGGACGGATCGGACGCTCGCGGCGACGGCCGATCGCGAGCTGGCGGTGCTGCCCGCATTCACCGGCGGCCCGGAGCAGTTGTGGCGCATCGACCAGCTCGCCGACGGCGCCTATCGCCTGATGCCGAAGGCGGTCCCGAATTCGAAGGAGCCGCTGGCGCTCTCCGCCGTCGGCAGCAGCATGCCGACGCTGGCGCGATTCGACCCGAAGAGCGATCGCCAGCGCTGGAACATGAGGACGCCGTGATCGTGCGCATCGACACGCGGTATCGACGACTCCTCCTGCTGGTGCTGCTGCCCGCGCTGTGGGCGCCGGTGTCGGCATTCTCCAGGCTCACGACGGAAGCGCTGCAGGCCCCCGCCGCCGCTGCCACGGCCGAGGCGCGGCCGCCCGCCCCGTCGCTGAGGCGGCCCGACTCACCGGCGAAGCCGACGACCGCCGACGGGTTCATCCAGCGCTGGCTGCTTCTGGAGCCGATCCGGGTGCCGGGCCAGCTCACCGAGACCGCGGTGCGGACCGCGGTCGAGAAGGATTTCCCGGTGACCGCGGCTCCGCTTCCGCGCGACGGCGAGATCCTCAAGGTCGGCGAGACCGGGTTGACGTGGCACGCGGTCGACACGGTGAACTACAACGTCAACCTGTATCACTTCGCGTACGCGCTGAACAGGCCGACCTCGAACGTCCTCTTCTGGGCCGTGGCCGTCGTCAACGCGCCGCGCGAGATGAGCGGCGTCCGCCTGGCCGTCGGCTCCAACGCCGCGTCCGTGTGGTGGGTCAACGGCACGGAAGCGACCTCGCTCTACAACGACCGCCAGGCGGTGATCGACGACGGGGTCTCGAAGCGGCTGACGCTGAAGCAGGGCGCCAACGTGATTCGCGCCGCGATCGTCAACGCCGGCGGGGCGACGGACTTCTGCGCGCGCTTTCTCGACGGCAACGATCGGCCGATCACGACGCTGACCTCGACGCTGACGGTACGGTGAGGTGACCTCGATGCGGTGGAGAACCCGAAAGGATCTGATGCACGACGCGAGTGAGCGCAGCGAACGAGCCAGCGGGCGAGCGAGCGACGCTGCAGGGGAGTCCGAGGGGCGACGCCCCTCGGATCAGAGATGACGCCAACCCGCGCGCGGTATCGCGTGGTCGCGCTCGCCACGACGCTGGCCATGGTCACGTATCTCGATCGCGTGGCCATCGGCACGCTTGCTCCAGGCATCCGCCAGGATCTCGGGCTGACCGCGGTCCAGATGGGTTGGGTGTTCACCGCGTTTCAGCTCGCCTACGGGCTGTTCGAGGTGCCCACCGGGCGCTGGGCGGACCGCGTCGGGACGCGGTCCGTGATGGCGCGCATCGTGATCTGGTGGTCGGCGCTGACCGCGGCGACGGCGGCGGCGTTCAACTATCCGATCATGCTCGCGGTCCGCTTCCTGTTCGGCGTCGGGGAAGCGGGCGCGTGGCCCTGCGTGGCGCGGACGTTTTCCCGGTGGATCCCGTCCAGCGAGCGCGGACGCGCCCAGGGCATCTTCTTCGCGGGCGCCCACCTGGTCGCCGGACTGACGCCGGCCGTCATCGTCGGCGGCGGCCTGCTCGGCAGCTGGTGGCCCGGCATGCTCAGCGCGATGTCGTGGCGCGGCGTGTTCGTCGTCTTCGGCCTGGTCGGGATCGTGTGGGTCGCGGTCTGGTTGTATTGGTTCAGGAACGACCCGTCGGAACATCCGGCGGTGAACGCCGCGGAGCTCGCCGTCATCGTGGCAGGCAGGCCGCGCGAGTCGGCACATCCGAGCGGCCTGGCTTACTGGGGCCAGCTGATTCGCAGCCGCAACATGATCGCCCTCAGCGTCATGTACATCCCGAACTGCATGATCTTCTATTTCTGCATCACCTGGCTGCCGACGTACCTCCTGGAGCGGCACGGTTTCAATATCTCCGGCATGGCGCTCTACGCGGGTCTGCCGCTGCTGGTCAGCATTCCAGGCGACCTGCTCGGAGGGTGGCTGACGGACCGTCTCTCCGGCCGCTACGGCCTTCGCGTCGGCCGCTGCGGGCTCGGCGCCGTCGCGTATGTGTCGGTCGGCGTCTGCCTGATTGGCGCCGGCAACGCCTCGTCGCCCGTGCTGGCGGCGGTGCTGATCGCGATCGGCACCGGGCTGACCATGTTCACGCTCGGCGCGGCGTGGGGGACCGCGATCGAGATCGGCGGCAATCACGTCGGCGTCGTCGGCGGCACGATGAACTCCATCGGCAACCTCGTCGCCATGCTCAATCCGCTGATCGTCGCCTACTCGGTCGAATGGTTCGCGAGCTGGGACGTGCCCCTCTACGTGATGGGCAGCCTGTTTCTCGTCGGCGCCGCGTGCTGGACGATCATCGATCCGCGGCGGCCGGTGTTCGGCGCGGATCTTCCTGCGTTCGAACCGCACGCCGCCGCGGAGGCGATGCGCGCCCGCTGACGCGGCTCACGCCAGAAAGGGGACGTTGGGGACGGCGTACTTGCGCATTGCCTCCTCGTTCATCTCGACGCCGATGCCGGGCTTGTCCGACACCCGGATGAATCCCTTTTCGACCCACGGCCCGTCGTAGGTGACGATTTCCTTCCACATGGGCTGCGTGTCGAAGTAGGTCTGCCACTCGAGGATCATGAAGTTCGGCACCGACGCGCACACGTGGCACGACGCCATCGCGCCGAGGAACGACGCCACCATGTGCGGCGCGAACGGCACGTAGTACAAGTTGGCGAGGTTGGCCATGCGCTGCCCTTCGCCGAGACCACCGGCCTTCTGCAGGTCGGGCATGATGATGTCCACTGCGCCCGTCTCGAGCAGGCGCCGGAAGCCGTGTGCGAGGTAGACGTTCTCACCGGCGCAGATCGGCGTCGACGTCGAATCGGCGATCAGCTTGTAGGCGTCGACGTTCTCCGCCGGGACCGGCTCTTCCAGCCACATCAGGTTGAGCGGTTCCACCCGTTTCGCCACCTGCTGCCCGGTGGGATAGTCGTAGCGGGCGTGCATGTCGGCGCAGATGTCGATCTTCGGTCCGACCGCCTGGCGCGCGGCGGTGAGCTGATCCACCATGCGCTGGATTTCGGCCGGGCTCGCCGTCCAGTTGAACTGGTCGTATTTGTTGGGGTCGGCCCCCTGATCGAGGTCGAACTTGATCGCGGTGTAGCCGGCCTTGACGGCGTTCGCCGCCGCCTGCGCGAAGTGCTCCGGCGTCGGCAGGCGTGCCTGGTACAACGCGGTGTCGCAGTAGACGCGGATGCGATCGCGGAACTTGCCGCCGAGCAGCTGGTAGACCGGCACGTTCAGCGCCTTCCCGGCGAGATCCCACAGCGCCGTTTCGACGGCGCTCAGGACGGCGATGTACATGCCGGACTGCGCCCCCGAAAAGACGCCCCCCTTCCGCACCTGTTCGAACAGGCGGTGGACGTTGAGCGGACTCTGGTTGCGGATTCGCTGGCCGAAGCTCTGGACGAGATGATAGGTCCCCTGCACGGCGTCGACGGCCTCGCCCCATCCCGAGATGCCCTGGTTCGTGTTGATCTTCACGAACACGCTTCCACGGATGTAGCCGCACTTCAGGTCGGTGATCCGCAAGGCGGACGGGGCCGACGCCTGTTTCGCGTTGTCCACCGCCTGGCCGAACGCGGCGAGAGGCCGCGCGGCGGCCGCGGCCGCCAATGCGCCCATGGTCAGAAAAGTGCGGCGTCCGGTCGTCGTCTGCTTCATGATCGCTCCTACTTGATCTCGAACACGTATGCGCGCTCGCCGGCGCCCGGCGCCGGGCCCGCGTGCGCGGTCCCCGCGGGAACGAACGTGGCCTTGGGCGACGGGCCGCCGAAGATCAGCTCGACCGCGTCCCCGGCATGCCGATGCGCCGGCAGCGACGAGCCTTCGGTCACCAGCCAGGCGGCGGCGCGATTGTTCTCCCAGGCGGGGGCGCCCGCGACCTGGCGGAGGCCGTCGGCCGGCGGCTCGCCCCCCTGGCGCGGCGCCGGGGCCTTGACTTCGATGAGCACCGCCCGCATCGGCGGATCGCTGGCCCCTTCCTCGACGTGCGTGACGCCGGCGCGATTGGTCTGGAACACCCAGGCCCTGGTCGGCACCAGGCGTCCCGGCGCCTCTCCCTGCGTGATGATCCGATTGCCCTCCGCGTACGAGATGCCGACGAGGTCGTACCGGTGCGTGTGGAGCGGGTATTTCTGTTTGAGCCACGACACGTCCCAGACCGCGACGGCGTCGTTCTCGAGCAGTTTCGTGGTGCCCGGCCTGGGGAACGGCGGCGGCAGTTCGGTGCCCTGCGTCACGAGCATCGCCGTCACCAGGATCGCGTTCAGGACTTCCATCGCCTCCTCCGGTGTTGTTGCGCCATCTGAGCGGTCCGTTGCGTACCGCGCTACTATACCCGCAAGTCAAGGAGTCAGATCATGCCCACGCGCCGTCTGTTTCGCCTGCTGGTGATCGCCCTGCCGGTCTGCGCCGCCGCGACCGCCGCCGTGCTTCTCGCGGCGCAGAGTGCCGAGCCGCCCGGCGACCCGCTGGTTGCCGGCTTCAAGAGCACCTACCCGGCCTCGGTCTCCGACGCGGTCGAACTCGTCACCGGCACGAACGGGACGATGCGCCATGACATGAAGCTGATGACCGGCGCGAATCTGGT
This sequence is a window from Vicinamibacterales bacterium. Protein-coding genes within it:
- a CDS encoding PQQ-binding-like beta-propeller repeat protein, whose translation is NGSLVALDAATGTERWVRESMTGLTSRGMHYWESADGRDQRLIFAMNSLLQELDAKTGRPIMSFGTNGVVDLRVGIDGRDPATLGNIQSNTPGEVFQNLIILGSATGEGYMSPPGDIRAYDVLTGTLVWTFHTVPRPGEFGYDTWPKDAWKYVGGVNNWGEMTVDARRGIVYVPLGSPTYDFYGADRAGRNLFGTSLVALDARTGRRRWHFQFVHHDLWDLDPSAAPQLTTIRHKGRARDVVVAGVKTPWLYVFDRDSGEPIWPIEERPVPASDMPGEQSWPTQPYPTNPPPHTRQSFGVDDVSPYLAADEAARFITRLRAAKNLGLFTPINYSDTVHVPTSNGGVLFGGMASEPATGAVYVVTHDNPGILRLLRPGERFGRGAPPQPPGQAVYQQHCGSCHGPDRLGTDAAPALVHATADPANNVAAGAPRFDAAAIRTAIALGKGRMSAFPHLTAADVDALVALLTMAPGGRGGPGAAGRGRGGVPLSSGAPAELIVGAGSAWTRPEVPGARGRGVLPPYPDGVPQYERPVINEYNTVGNRIRPPFTSIVKYDLNVPAITWRAGFGDDPELAARGVTGTGAPGLVNGVIVTASGLLFGAGRDNAIRAWDTDTGAQVWSSRFGGDFVGSPIMYQTAGRQYLLVPAASTPPRGSSPGPTGPLGWVAYALPPR
- a CDS encoding family 43 glycosylhydrolase; this translates as MSLAFRLSRVAVVAACLLAGPVLALDGQPALHDPSTVMVENGKYYVYATGSGLPISISDDGWTWRRAGSLMQAVPGGKPGPDVIARGGNNTWAPDVIRAGDKYFLYYSAPGTQPKAAIGLLVGRTLDPDSPDYKWEDAGPVVWSDGVEDSNAIDPGVFRDPTNGTLWLTYGSYFGYIRLVELNPKTGKRLYPDRKPVNVAINSEASIMIFRDGWYYLLVTHGSCCAGANSSYNIRMGRAKKVTGPFVDNMGIDMLQGGGKLFLGSAGRYIGPGHFGLLDLGDGVEKFSCHYEADLDRGGVSVLDIRPLLWRDGWPVAGENVKPGTYSLESARTGTVLELAVQGMPVGGFRGRGGRGGGAAPGAPPPPPPAPIPDQEPSHVSANWPSGAAGVRMSPYMLQAQQKWNVTAVREAGGYPGSPFFKITIAGTDRTLAATADRELAVLPAFTGGPEQLWRIDQLADGAYRLMPKAVPNSKEPLALSAVGSSMPTLARFDPKSDRQRWNMRTP
- a CDS encoding MFS transporter, yielding MTPTRARYRVVALATTLAMVTYLDRVAIGTLAPGIRQDLGLTAVQMGWVFTAFQLAYGLFEVPTGRWADRVGTRSVMARIVIWWSALTAATAAAFNYPIMLAVRFLFGVGEAGAWPCVARTFSRWIPSSERGRAQGIFFAGAHLVAGLTPAVIVGGGLLGSWWPGMLSAMSWRGVFVVFGLVGIVWVAVWLYWFRNDPSEHPAVNAAELAVIVAGRPRESAHPSGLAYWGQLIRSRNMIALSVMYIPNCMIFYFCITWLPTYLLERHGFNISGMALYAGLPLLVSIPGDLLGGWLTDRLSGRYGLRVGRCGLGAVAYVSVGVCLIGAGNASSPVLAAVLIAIGTGLTMFTLGAAWGTAIEIGGNHVGVVGGTMNSIGNLVAMLNPLIVAYSVEWFASWDVPLYVMGSLFLVGAACWTIIDPRRPVFGADLPAFEPHAAAEAMRAR
- a CDS encoding mandelate racemase/muconate lactonizing enzyme family protein, coding for MKQTTTGRRTFLTMGALAAAAAARPLAAFGQAVDNAKQASAPSALRITDLKCGYIRGSVFVKINTNQGISGWGEAVDAVQGTYHLVQSFGQRIRNQSPLNVHRLFEQVRKGGVFSGAQSGMYIAVLSAVETALWDLAGKALNVPVYQLLGGKFRDRIRVYCDTALYQARLPTPEHFAQAAANAVKAGYTAIKFDLDQGADPNKYDQFNWTASPAEIQRMVDQLTAARQAVGPKIDICADMHARYDYPTGQQVAKRVEPLNLMWLEEPVPAENVDAYKLIADSTSTPICAGENVYLAHGFRRLLETGAVDIIMPDLQKAGGLGEGQRMANLANLYYVPFAPHMVASFLGAMASCHVCASVPNFMILEWQTYFDTQPMWKEIVTYDGPWVEKGFIRVSDKPGIGVEMNEEAMRKYAVPNVPFLA